The genomic segment CATTCAGCTTTTTTATCATGAAAGTTGCGCCCGGGGGACCTTTTTCCGCTGAACGGAATCCGCCGCCTGAGGTGCTTGCAAACATCAATAAGGTCTATCATTTGGATGAACCGATTCCGAAGCAGTATGTGCGGTATTTGGGGAATATGCTGCGGGGAGATCTCGGTCCGTCGTTCAGATATAAAGATTATACCGTCAATGACTTAATCGGCAATACAATGCCGAATTCGCTTATTCTCGGTATTACGGCTCTTTGCAGCGCTCTATTTTTCGGCTTGCTGGTGGGACTTGTTTCTGCGGTAAAGCGTAATTCTGTTGCCGATTATGCGGCGATGTCTATAGCTGTTATCGGTATTTCGGTGCCGCTGTTTGTTGTCGGTCCGCTTTTGATGCTCCTTTTTGCAGTAAAATTAAAATGGTTGCCGACTTCCGGCTGGATTACCGGCCGTCAAGGGTTAAAGACACTTATTATGCCGGCGCTTGCACTATCGCTGCCGTATTTTGCGTACATTGCCCGTCTTTCCCGTGCCAGTGTGTTGGAGGTGCTGCGTTCGGATTATATCCGCACAGCTTATGCAAAGGGGCTTTCGTATCCGGTAGTGCTCTTTAAGCATGCATTAAAGGGTGCAATGCTGCCGGTTATCAGCTATCTTGGGCCTGCCTTTGCAGGTATTATTACCGGCTCTGTTGTTATCGAAAGAATATTTTTAGTTCCCGGGCTTGGTACCTTCTTTGTACAGTCTGCTCTTAATCGTGACTATACACTGATTATGGGAACGGTAGTTATGTATTCCATCATTTTGATTTTGATGAATTTTGTTGTTGATATTCTCTATGCGGTTATCGATCCCCGCATTTCATATAAGTGAGGCTTAAGATGGACGTTAAACAAACGGACGGCACAAACCAAACTCAGGAAGGCACACCGGTTAAAACGAAGGGTGATCTTCCGGTTAATGAATTCAACCAATCGATGAAGCCGATATCTCTCTGGGATGATGCATGGCGACGGCTGAAAAAAAACAAAATGGCGCTTATGGGGCTGTTCATTGTGAGCTTTTATGCAGCGCTTTCTCTTCTAGCACCAATTCTGCCGATTTATTCTTATTCCGAGCAGACGATTATCCACCAAAACCTGCCTCCTTCTCTTAGTAAGGCAGGGGATATGATGGTGCGTGTCCTCCGTGCGGATATGATGCGTACGGCAAAAAAAGAAGGTTGCGCGGAACTTTCTCAAAAGCAAAAGGAAGAGCTCGCTGCGTTACAGCGGGAAGTAACGAACAATCCGGTGCATAACCGCCGCTATCTTTTAGGTACGGATGCGCTCGGTCGGGATATGTTTGCCCGTGTCGTATATGGCGGCCGTATCTCGATTATGATCGGATTGATCGGTACGATTACCTCGCTTTTTATCGGCGTACTGGTCGGCGCGGTGAGCGGTTATTTCGGCGGCTGGCTCGATAACGTATTGATGCGCTTTGTCGATATTATGTACGGTTTGCCGTATATGCTCGTCGTTATCATTATGATGGCGATCTTGGGGCAAAATATCGTCATCCTATTTGTCGCGATTGCGCTTGTTTCGTGGCTGACTATTGCGCGCGTTGTACGCGGACAGGTTATCAGCTTAAAGAATGCTGAGTTTGTCGAAGCAGCTCGTTCGATGGGCGCTTCTACGCCGCGCATTATCTTCCGTCACATACTGCCGAACACGCTCGGTATTATCATTATTTACTCAACGCTTTCCATCCCGGGCTTTATTATGAACGAGAGTTTTCTTTCATTCTTGGGACTTGGTGTTTCAGCTCCGCGCGCTTCATGGGGGTCGCTTGTGTCCGATGGTGTAAACGTAATGACGATCTATCCGTGGCAGCTGTTGGTTCCGGCAATCGCAATGACGGTTTTCTTATTTGCAATGAACTTTCTCGGCGACGGCCTCCGCGATGCCTTCGATCCTCAGAGTAAAAACAGGGTGTAATGATGAATAATCAAAAATCAGACGAGAAAATATTACAGGTTAAAAATTTACAAACATGGTTCTGGACTGATGCCGGCATCGTAAAGGCTGTTGACGGTGTTTCTTTCGATTTGCATAAACGCGAAATGCTCGCCATAGTCGGTGAATCCGGTTCAGGAAAGAGCGTAACCAACTTAGCAGTTATGAACCTCATTCCGAATCCTCCGGGGAAAATTATCGGCGGAGAGGTGTGGTTTGGCGGTAAAGACGTGCTCAAGATGGATAAGCAAGAGATTAGGCAGCTGCGGGGAAATAAAATCTCAATGATTTTCCAAGATCCGATGACGAGCCTTAATCCCTTCTTAAAAATCTCGACGCAGATGATAGAAACAATTCGGCTGCATCAGGGCTTATCGAAAAAAGATGCACGTGATCGGGCGATTGAAATGCTCAAGCTTGTCGGCATCCCCGCAGCGGAAAAGCGGGTTGACTGCTATCCTCACCAGTTCTCAGGCGGTATGCGGCAGCGCGTTATGATTGCGATGGGATTAAGCTGCGACCCCGAAGTGCTGATTGCCGACGAGCCGACCAGCGCGTTGGACGTTACCATTCAAGCACAGATTTTGGACTTAATCGGGGACTTGAGCGCCCGGCTCGGCACTGCCGTTATCTTGATTACCCACTCGCTCGGATTGGTGGCCGGTATGTGCGACCGCGTGTGCGTTATGTATGCGGGGCGTATTGTAGAGCAGGGTGGGGTGGATGAACTGTTTGCAAATCCTGCACACCCCTACACGCGCGGGTTGATTAAATCGGTGCCGCGGATGGACAAGAAAAATGCAGGACGCCTGTTCTCTATCAGCGGGCAGCCGCCGAATGTTATCGACTTGCCGCCGTGCTGTCCGTTCTATCCGCGCTGTAGTGAAGCGATGCCGCAGTGTAAGACGGAGTATCCCGCTTCATACAGTCTTTCGCCCAGTCACCGCACGAGTTGTTGGCTCTATCAGTCGGGCAACGCTGCGAAGGAATCGGCCGCCGTATTCCAAGATTCAACGCAAGGCGGAGAGGCTGTTCCAGCTGCTTCCGTATCGAACAATGCGGCAGCTGAATCTGCGGAAAATAACGAATAGGAGGACGCTTTTTTATGGAAGAAAAATATAACGAATCGGAAGCATTATTGACCGTCAAGGATTTAAAGATGCATTTTCCGTTTGCGGAAGGCGGCCTCTTTTCTCGTAAGAAAGGTGCGATCCGTGCGGTAGATGGCATCAGTTTTTCGGTCAAAAAGGGTGAAACGCTCGGTCTTGTCGGGGAGTCCGGTTGCGGAAAATCAACTGCAGCTCGTGCTATTGCACAGCTGTATACACCGACATCGGGTTCCGTCCTGTTTAAGGGGATGGAGCTTGCCGGTTGTTCACACCACACGCTGATGCAGGCGCGAAAAGATATGCAGATGGTATTCCAAGATCCGTATGCATCGCTGAATCCGCGCATGACGGCAGGAAATATTATCGCGGAACCGATGCGGATTTTAACGAAGCGCGGCATCCTTTCGTATACCCAAAAAGAAATTGATGACCGTGTCGAGGTGTTAATGGAAAAGGTTGGACTTTCCCGCTTTTTCCGCAACCGGTACCCGCATGAGTTTTCAGGCGGGCAGCGGCAGCGTATCGGTATTGCCCGTGCGCTTGCACTTCAGCCGGAGTTAATCCTTGCAGACGAGCCGGTCAGTGCGCTCGACGTGTCTATCCAAGCGCAGATTCTTAACCTCTTTAAGGATTTGCAGGATGAATTCGGGCTTACCTACGTGTTTATTGCGCACGACCTTGCCGTTATTCAGTATATTTCCACGCGGGTTGCGGTTATGTACCTTGGCGTTATCGTAGAAATTGCGAATGCCGAAGAGCTCTACTCAAAGCCGCTGCACCCCTACACGGAAGCGCTGCTGTCTGCTGCTCCTATCCCGGATCCGGAAATTGAGCGCAAGCGCAAGCGGATTATCTTGTCGGGAGATGTGCCTTCTCCTGCGGAAAAGCGCACGGGTTGTTATTTTTATGATCGCTGCCCCAAGCGTATGGAGCACTGCAAAAACACTATTCCACAGCTGAAAGACAAAGGTAACGGACACCAAGTTGCGTGTTTCCTCTGCGAATAAGCTGTCGCCGTTTTCGGCAAACAACTGAAAATTGCAATGCTGTAAGGACTAAGGCGGTAAACCTTTAAGTGTTTTCTATCTGTGCGAAATTTTGAAAAAATTTCGCACACTTTTTTCAGGACTAGCAGAGCAAACGCATCAGACGGAATCAACATACCCCGACGCAAGCGTCGGGGTATGTTGATTTTGCGGGGAATTCAAAAAAATGTCTGATGCGTTTGCTTGATTTCACTCTTCCGTTGGTGCTTTGATGGGGGTATATACATAAAAGCCTTTTTTTGAGCGCAGCCGGAAAAGCTCATACAGTACTTGCAGGTCGGCGGTTTTGTAGAACCGTACATTGTCGGCAAGCAACGTTTTTAAGATTTCGTCGGTTACAGGCGGCTCTTTGTATAAAACTTTTAACGAATATGTTTCCTTTATACCTGCTTTGGTCGCAGCATAATTGACGGCATCGGTAAAACCGCCCAATTCATCAGCGAGCTGTAGCTCCTTTGCCTGCGTACCGGAATAGATTTTCCCTTGAGCCAATTCTTCGACCGTCGCACGCGGCAGGTTTCTGCCCTGCGCTACCGTATCTAAAAAGATTGAGTATGTATGCATAACTTCCAATTCCGATTGTGTTTTTTCTGCGTCGGTCGGATTGCGGAAAATTGAGTAGGGCATGCGGCCGGAAACACTTACTCCATCTACATGGATTCCGAAGTATTCTTGTACAGCCTTTTGAATAGATGGTGAAACGGCAAAGACACCGATTGAACCGGTAATGGTATAGGGTGAACAAAAAATATAATCGGCGGAAGACGCAATCCAATATGCACCCGAGGCTGCTATATCGCCCATCGACACAACAACAGGTTTGCCGATTTTTTTTGAGAGCCGTTCCAAACTTCTCCGTATATCCTCAGAGGCGTTCACCTCTCCGCCGCCTGAATCAATCCGCAATACTACTGCTTTAATTGAATCGTCATCAGCTGCTTCGTCGAATAAGTCTACGAGGGTTGGACTGTCCGCATTATCGGATGTATTATCGGAAGTTCCTGTAATGGAGCCGGTTAAATAAATAACGCCGATTTGATTATCCGTTTCTTTCTTTTTAAAAGACTTATTATAGCTATAGTAATTGATATAGTCCCGTGAAGAAAGGTTGTATGTTTCCTCATCCAGTACACCGAGTTCAACACCGCATTCTTCATACGTACCGATATCGGTGATCAGATTTGCATCAAGTGCCGCTTGAGCGCTGTTGCCGTTTACTTTCCGCAGTGCATCATTGTAGTTCACCGTATAGGTTTCAAAGCGGTTCGCATCATCGGCTCTATTTGCGGCTATATCCTGTAAGTACATGTGCCATAAGTCTTTCAGTACGGATAGATTATTGTTACGCACGCCGGCAGACATCTCGGTACGTGAATAAGTTTCCGCCATCGACTTGAAAGCCCCCGCATGAGCAACATTCCATTGAACCCCGAGTTTATGTTCCATTTCGCCGTAGAAAAGCGATTCGGTGTAAAATCCCGATAAGTCCACTTCGCCCATCGGGTCAAGGTAGATATGGTCGGCAAAAGAGGCGATGTAATAGCGTCCTAATCCATAATTTGTTGAAAATGCGTAGAGCGGTTTGTTGGCGTCTTTGTATTCAAGCAGCGCAGTCTTTAATTCGGTAAAATGCCCTGTGGAAATACCGTAGAGTCCGCTAAGGTCGAACAAAACCGCCGTGATACGCCGGTCGTGCGCTGCATGCCGTAACGCATCGGTAATATCCGATAAAAGAATTGCATCGGAGGCTGTGTCCGACAGTAGATAATTCCGCCAGATAAATTCATCGGGTTTTTCGGTAAGGCGTCCGGCAGGATTAATCAATAAAAGAGAATCGGCATAAACTGTAATACGGGTATTCTTTTGCTTTCCGGTGTTGTCATTGTATTTATAAAGACCTGCAATAAATAAAAAGAGCAAAATGAAAAATATAAGATTGATAATAATTAAGCGGATAAGATTCAAGCCGCGAAAGAACGAATAAAAGAAGCCGCGTTTTTTATCTTTCATAGTGAATTCCTCCGATGCAGAGCGCTTTCGCAAAAGCGATTTGTTACAGTCATTACCGGTAGAAAAAATTTGTATGGTGTCATTTTGACTGAGAAGATGTATCGGTGAACGGTTATTCGGCGGTATCTATTATATACGTTCCATATCTAATAGAAGGACTGCCCTGGGGGGGACTTGAACCCCCATGCCCGTGAAAGCACTAGTACCTGAAACTAGCGTGTCTACCAATTCCACCACCGGGGCAAAAAGCGCATTGCAATGAACATATTATAGATAAAAAGAGGCTTTTGTCAATCGTTTTTTTTTGATATACTCATCATAAATATGAGCGTATATCCGTCGGACAAACTATTTAAATTGTTGCGAAGCATTATCATTGTTTTGATTGCGATTATTGTAATCGGGACAGTTATCGCCTTTGTCAAAAAAACAAAAGAGCGAGCTTCAGAACGGCAGAATGAAGAACCGGCAGGAGGAGCTGCCTATATTCCCCCTAAGGAATATGCATTGTATGGCGACCTTGGCCAGCTTCGCGCCGTTACAGCCGATAATCCGCCGATTACGGTTATTCTCAAGCCGTTCCTTGAATATAAGGCTTCGGATACTGCATTTCAGGAAGAATTGGTTGCCAAAAAAGACGCGCTAAAAAAAAGCATACTCGACTGGTTCTCGCTCGAAAGCGCATATCGGCTCAGCAGCGAGTTACCGCAGGATATAAAACAGACGCTTATGGAACGGATAAACAAGCAGCTCGTATTGGGAAAGATACATAATATCTATTTTGAAGAATTTGTTATTCTTTATTAAAGCAAGAACAACCTTTAAAAACTTCGGTGAGTTTTTGAGTGTTTATTTGCGGAGGAAGCAGTAAAAATGGTTGCAGTACAGATTATTATCGCCGTTATTCCGATTGTTGGGATTGTGATGGGCAGCGTTTTGGTCTTCTTTTATTTTTTATGGCGGCATAAGCAGATTATGCTTCAAATTAAGACAAATACCTATATCCGTCCTGCCGTTAATATTCGCCTTTTTTGCTTACTGTTAGGTATTATGCTGACCGTTATCGGCTGTGTATTATTCGGTTTGTTCTATTTTATTGCCGGAGTTGGGTATATTTTACTCGGAGGTCTAATTCCGCTCGCGCTTGGTATTAGCCTTACGCTCTTTTATGTAATTACCCGCTGCAGTTGGGGTAGTGAAGTACGAAAGCCTGTTGCTTTGCCGGAAGGAAAAACGGAGGGATAGGCAATGAATATGACAACCGATTATGCCGCCGTTTATAAAAAAGAAGGGCTTAATCAAACGCTGCGGGATTACGAAGTGTGCAAAGCGGTATTAAACGGCAATACGCAAGCCTTTGCCGTATTAGTGGCGCAATATCAAAAACGGGTCTATATGCTTGGGCTGAGTTTTTTTGACAATACCGATGATTGTGAAGATTTTGTGCAAGACGTGATGTTGAAGGCATACGCTGCACTTGGGACGTTCCGCGCTGAGGCTCCGTTTGCAACATGGCTGATGCGTATCGCCTATAATACTGCCATTAACTCGGCTAAAAAACGACGGAGTTATATGTCGCTTGCTGATGGTACTGAAATTGAGTACCGGGGAGATAATCCCGAAGAAAAGCATTTGAATGAATGTATCATTTTGTCAGTGCGTGAGGCAGTCAACAATTTACCCGATAATTACCGTATTTGTATCGACCTTTATTTTTTTTACGATATGAGCTATACCGACATCGCGGCTGTTACCGAACTGCCGTTGAATACGATAAAATCTCATATCTTCCGTGCAAAGAAACTTTTACGGGAATATTTGAAAGAAGACCGGACGATTTTTGAGTACACCCATCGGGATACGATGTTCCCGTATCCGGTTGTTGTGCACAATTAGCAATTAATGGATGGAGATTCTATGAATTGTGATATTTTTCAAGATCAGTATCTTTTACTTGATAAAAACGAATCGTTGCCGACAGGGCTCAAGATGCATCTTTTATGCTGTACGTCATGTAGGCAAGCCGTTAATCGGATGGCTGCTGGAGAGAATGTTCAGCGGCAGATATTGCGTACACCTATTGCAGCGGATGAGCGGATGTTTGCTGCGACAATGAACGCAATACACTTACTGAATAAACAGACTGTTCCAGCTGTCTCTCGGCAGGAGAAAAATAAGTCGCTGCTTCCGTGGCTCGCTGTTGGTGTCTTTTTGATTACCGGATTTATCTTTTTGCCGTTCAGCGATATCGGAAAAATCGGTTTAAGCCAATTCGGCGATTCTTTCTGCATCTCATTCGCGCTTTTATGCGCGGGCAGTATTATTACCTATTCTGCCGTATTCCTTGCAAAGAACTTGGTATTTTTTACCGAAAAATTTACGCGGCAAGTGTAAGGGGCGGAGTACAAGGTAAGCCGATTTTAAGAATTCGTTTTGCACCTAGCTGATTTTATGAGCTGTATTTATAATCCGCGGCTTTAATACAGAGTCGACCTGTTCTGAAACGGAAGTTTCCGAACAGGTTTGGTGTTTATTCCTGCTGCAAAATCTTCAATATCTTGTCTTTATCGCTTGCAGCAATGTATTCCGTAAATGAATTTCCGTTTAAGTGTAACACAATACTGCAAATCTCCATTAAAAATTCATAGTCGTGAGAAATAACAATAACGATTTTATCTTGTGCTTGCAATTCCCGCATTTTATCGGCTATAAGGCGCATATTCTTTCCGTCTAAGCCGCTCGTCGGTTCGTCGAAAATATACGCGTCTCTTTTTAATAATGAGGCGGCGGCGATTGCCAGCCGTTGTTTTTGTCCGCCGGAGAGGATTTGCGGATGTGCATCCGCAGCGGTGTCCAAGCAATAGTCTTTTAGGATTTCAGCAGTGTCGGCGGCGGGAGCGTTTAATCGCAGTTCTTCTGCAGCGGAAACTTCAAAAAGATTACTGTCAAGATTATTTGACAAATAGTATATCGTTCTCCTCCGTGTACGGCAGTTGAGTTTTATGTCATTGCAGCTGTCTTTTCCGCACGAAGAAATACTGCCGTGTTTTTCACGCAGCAGTCCGCTCAGTACTTTTGCGAAGGTGCTTTTACCGGCGCCGTTACCGCCGATGATGCCGTATATCGTGCCGCTTATAAAACAATAGCTTAAATTTTCCAGTAACGATTGTCTGTTGTATGAAAAAGAGATGTTATCGATTGTTAGGCACCGTGTTCCGGATATTGTTTTTCCGTGCGGTTCAATACGGTCAAGGGAATATAAGCGTAAACCCTGCTGCCGAAAAAATTCAACCGGTGAATGTTCAAATATTTCCTTTGTATAGCAGCGGATAATTTTTCCGTCTTCTATGTAATAATACCGATCGATGATATCTTTGAGATAGTAGATTCGATGTTCGGAAACGATAAGCGTTTTTCCTTTCTTTTTTAACAAAGCCATTAATCGTTTTAGCGCTTCCACACTTGCCATATCGAGATTTGCAGAAGGTTCATCAAATACATAGACCGGCGGATCAAGTGCATTGATTGATGCAATCGCGACTTTCTGTCTTTCGCCGCTTGAAAGCTGAAACAGATTTCTTGTTCGTAAGGTTTCGCCGTTAATCATACGTAGAGAGTCGGTAATACGCTTGACAATTTCGGTACGTTCGATACCGTAATTTTCCAAGCCGAATGCAATTTCATCTTCTACAACTTCTGCAAAAAACTGACTTTTGGGATTTTGAAAAATAGAACCGATCATCCGCCCTATTTCATATAATTCCTTTTTGATCGGGTCGATGCCGTTAAGCGATATACTGCCTTCCATTTTGTCTGAAAAAAATGTATAGGCGAGCCCATTGAGGATTCGTGTTATCGTTGTTTTTCCGCATCCGCTCAATCCGATTAAAGCGACAGCTTCTCCATCTTGTATCTCCATCGTTATATCATCAAGATTTTCTTTTGACGATTGCGGATATGAATAGTAGATATGATCTAATGTAATCATTTTTAATGCAGTTCCCAATAATATAATCCCGCGGATATAACAAGAGCGATCAGTGTGATAGCCCAATCGACGGTGGTAAATACGATAGCCCGCTTAGAGGTGTGTACTCCGGCAGCGGATATTCCTCGTACTTCCGCAGCAGCAGCTAATTCTTCCGCTGTTTTAGAAGCGGAAAACATCATTGGGATAAAGACATATTCCATTGTTTGCAGTGGTTTTGTTAAGGTAAATAATCCGCGCAATTTTAAAGACTCGATAATCTCTTTAAATTCATTTCCGATAATCGGAAAAAAACGCATCATAAAAATAAAAGACAACGCAATATTTCTATTGATTTTTAATTTGTTTATAACAGCGGTCAATTCTCCCGGCGGTGTTTTAATGATTGGAATAACCGATATAAGCACAGCGATCATTCGAGTGATAATAAATAAAAACATTTCAGGCAGCATTGTGCCTAATCCGTTACCCTTTGAAATAAGCTGTATTGTTTCGACAATGAGTAAAACAAAAACGCAGCGGAATATACTGCGATAGTGTTTTTGAAAAACGCCATACGCTGCCACTAAACCGATTAAACAGAAAAATACGGTATTCTTGGAAATAACCGATACCAAAAATACCGTACAAAAGAATACCGCTAATTTAGTACGGAAATCCATACCTAATTTAACAACCCTGTTTTTATAAAATGTTTTTTAAGCATTTTATTGCCGATATAGCAACCGAGCATTGCAGCAATAACGGTAAGGATTAATGAGATTGCAACCCATTTAGGATCGGTATAGTATTGTGTCTGTATATCGATTTGTTCCTTCGAAACACCGGTCTTTACAAAAGCATTATAGAAAAACCAAATTTCGCTCATACCGTGTGTGGCTCGTGTAAGTGAAGTAATAATCCACGCTATGGTAATTCGCTTGCAGTTCCGGTAGCTGTCTTTACCCCACATGGAAAGTTCGCCGATAATTCCGCCGACAAAAAACCAAGGAAACATAAACGGTCCCATAAAGACGGTTGTTAAAACGGCATGCAGCGTATTATAAATAAGAACTACGCCCGGCTTATTGACCTTCATTGCCATGTACACAAAAAACGGTGCGAGGATAAACGCTGCAAACACGGCATTCAACACCATATTAAAAAATAAGGACGCGCCGGTGATCATCGAGAATGCAATAAACACAACGATCATTATTGCCGAAAAAATACCGATCGTCGCCAAATCCTTTACGGATAACCTATTTGACATAATAATACCTCCAGGTAGGAAGATATTACCATCGGTTTACATTATTGTTCTTTCCGAATCGGACAAGTTGTACCCGATAAGTCGGATGGTTTTATTCGTGCTTGATTATTTTTTTAT from the Treponema medium genome contains:
- the oppB gene encoding oligopeptide ABC transporter permease OppB, which gives rise to MIRFIIRRLISLIPTLFLIVTFSFFIMKVAPGGPFSAERNPPPEVLANINKVYHLDEPIPKQYVRYLGNMLRGDLGPSFRYKDYTVNDLIGNTMPNSLILGITALCSALFFGLLVGLVSAVKRNSVADYAAMSIAVIGISVPLFVVGPLLMLLFAVKLKWLPTSGWITGRQGLKTLIMPALALSLPYFAYIARLSRASVLEVLRSDYIRTAYAKGLSYPVVLFKHALKGAMLPVISYLGPAFAGIITGSVVIERIFLVPGLGTFFVQSALNRDYTLIMGTVVMYSIILILMNFVVDILYAVIDPRISYK
- a CDS encoding ABC transporter permease, which codes for MDVKQTDGTNQTQEGTPVKTKGDLPVNEFNQSMKPISLWDDAWRRLKKNKMALMGLFIVSFYAALSLLAPILPIYSYSEQTIIHQNLPPSLSKAGDMMVRVLRADMMRTAKKEGCAELSQKQKEELAALQREVTNNPVHNRRYLLGTDALGRDMFARVVYGGRISIMIGLIGTITSLFIGVLVGAVSGYFGGWLDNVLMRFVDIMYGLPYMLVVIIMMAILGQNIVILFVAIALVSWLTIARVVRGQVISLKNAEFVEAARSMGASTPRIIFRHILPNTLGIIIIYSTLSIPGFIMNESFLSFLGLGVSAPRASWGSLVSDGVNVMTIYPWQLLVPAIAMTVFLFAMNFLGDGLRDAFDPQSKNRV
- a CDS encoding ABC transporter ATP-binding protein; its protein translation is MNNQKSDEKILQVKNLQTWFWTDAGIVKAVDGVSFDLHKREMLAIVGESGSGKSVTNLAVMNLIPNPPGKIIGGEVWFGGKDVLKMDKQEIRQLRGNKISMIFQDPMTSLNPFLKISTQMIETIRLHQGLSKKDARDRAIEMLKLVGIPAAEKRVDCYPHQFSGGMRQRVMIAMGLSCDPEVLIADEPTSALDVTIQAQILDLIGDLSARLGTAVILITHSLGLVAGMCDRVCVMYAGRIVEQGGVDELFANPAHPYTRGLIKSVPRMDKKNAGRLFSISGQPPNVIDLPPCCPFYPRCSEAMPQCKTEYPASYSLSPSHRTSCWLYQSGNAAKESAAVFQDSTQGGEAVPAASVSNNAAAESAENNE
- a CDS encoding ABC transporter ATP-binding protein, with the protein product MEEKYNESEALLTVKDLKMHFPFAEGGLFSRKKGAIRAVDGISFSVKKGETLGLVGESGCGKSTAARAIAQLYTPTSGSVLFKGMELAGCSHHTLMQARKDMQMVFQDPYASLNPRMTAGNIIAEPMRILTKRGILSYTQKEIDDRVEVLMEKVGLSRFFRNRYPHEFSGGQRQRIGIARALALQPELILADEPVSALDVSIQAQILNLFKDLQDEFGLTYVFIAHDLAVIQYISTRVAVMYLGVIVEIANAEELYSKPLHPYTEALLSAAPIPDPEIERKRKRIILSGDVPSPAEKRTGCYFYDRCPKRMEHCKNTIPQLKDKGNGHQVACFLCE
- the sppA gene encoding signal peptide peptidase SppA; its protein translation is MKDKKRGFFYSFFRGLNLIRLIIINLIFFILLFLFIAGLYKYNDNTGKQKNTRITVYADSLLLINPAGRLTEKPDEFIWRNYLLSDTASDAILLSDITDALRHAAHDRRITAVLFDLSGLYGISTGHFTELKTALLEYKDANKPLYAFSTNYGLGRYYIASFADHIYLDPMGEVDLSGFYTESLFYGEMEHKLGVQWNVAHAGAFKSMAETYSRTEMSAGVRNNNLSVLKDLWHMYLQDIAANRADDANRFETYTVNYNDALRKVNGNSAQAALDANLITDIGTYEECGVELGVLDEETYNLSSRDYINYYSYNKSFKKKETDNQIGVIYLTGSITGTSDNTSDNADSPTLVDLFDEAADDDSIKAVVLRIDSGGGEVNASEDIRRSLERLSKKIGKPVVVSMGDIAASGAYWIASSADYIFCSPYTITGSIGVFAVSPSIQKAVQEYFGIHVDGVSVSGRMPYSIFRNPTDAEKTQSELEVMHTYSIFLDTVAQGRNLPRATVEELAQGKIYSGTQAKELQLADELGGFTDAVNYAATKAGIKETYSLKVLYKEPPVTDEILKTLLADNVRFYKTADLQVLYELFRLRSKKGFYVYTPIKAPTEE
- a CDS encoding flagellar basal body-associated FliL family protein — protein: MSVYPSDKLFKLLRSIIIVLIAIIVIGTVIAFVKKTKERASERQNEEPAGGAAYIPPKEYALYGDLGQLRAVTADNPPITVILKPFLEYKASDTAFQEELVAKKDALKKSILDWFSLESAYRLSSELPQDIKQTLMERINKQLVLGKIHNIYFEEFVILY
- a CDS encoding RNA polymerase sigma factor; this encodes MNMTTDYAAVYKKEGLNQTLRDYEVCKAVLNGNTQAFAVLVAQYQKRVYMLGLSFFDNTDDCEDFVQDVMLKAYAALGTFRAEAPFATWLMRIAYNTAINSAKKRRSYMSLADGTEIEYRGDNPEEKHLNECIILSVREAVNNLPDNYRICIDLYFFYDMSYTDIAAVTELPLNTIKSHIFRAKKLLREYLKEDRTIFEYTHRDTMFPYPVVVHN
- a CDS encoding ABC transporter ATP-binding protein, whose product is MITLDHIYYSYPQSSKENLDDITMEIQDGEAVALIGLSGCGKTTITRILNGLAYTFFSDKMEGSISLNGIDPIKKELYEIGRMIGSIFQNPKSQFFAEVVEDEIAFGLENYGIERTEIVKRITDSLRMINGETLRTRNLFQLSSGERQKVAIASINALDPPVYVFDEPSANLDMASVEALKRLMALLKKKGKTLIVSEHRIYYLKDIIDRYYYIEDGKIIRCYTKEIFEHSPVEFFRQQGLRLYSLDRIEPHGKTISGTRCLTIDNISFSYNRQSLLENLSYCFISGTIYGIIGGNGAGKSTFAKVLSGLLREKHGSISSCGKDSCNDIKLNCRTRRRTIYYLSNNLDSNLFEVSAAEELRLNAPAADTAEILKDYCLDTAADAHPQILSGGQKQRLAIAAASLLKRDAYIFDEPTSGLDGKNMRLIADKMRELQAQDKIVIVISHDYEFLMEICSIVLHLNGNSFTEYIAASDKDKILKILQQE
- a CDS encoding energy-coupling factor transporter transmembrane component T family protein → MDFRTKLAVFFCTVFLVSVISKNTVFFCLIGLVAAYGVFQKHYRSIFRCVFVLLIVETIQLISKGNGLGTMLPEMFLFIITRMIAVLISVIPIIKTPPGELTAVINKLKINRNIALSFIFMMRFFPIIGNEFKEIIESLKLRGLFTLTKPLQTMEYVFIPMMFSASKTAEELAAAAEVRGISAAGVHTSKRAIVFTTVDWAITLIALVISAGLYYWELH
- a CDS encoding MptD family putative ECF transporter S component, which produces MSNRLSVKDLATIGIFSAIMIVVFIAFSMITGASLFFNMVLNAVFAAFILAPFFVYMAMKVNKPGVVLIYNTLHAVLTTVFMGPFMFPWFFVGGIIGELSMWGKDSYRNCKRITIAWIITSLTRATHGMSEIWFFYNAFVKTGVSKEQIDIQTQYYTDPKWVAISLILTVIAAMLGCYIGNKMLKKHFIKTGLLN